The genomic segment GTCAAATGCTCTATACCGGTTATCAATGTGGAAAACCTGCCGCTGTTCGTTATCCGCGTGGTAATGCTGTTGGTGTGGAACTCACGCCACTACAGATGCTCGAAATCGGTAAGTCAAAACTTATTCGCCAAGGTGAGAAAATCGCCATTTTGAACTTTGGAACACTCTTACCCAATGCAAAAGACGTGGCAGAAAAATTAAATGCTACGATTATAGATATGCGTTTTGTGAAACCAATTGATGAAGCACGAATTTTAGATATTGCTCAAACTCACGATATTATCGTTACATTAGAAGAAAATGCAATTCAAGGGGGAGCGGGTTCAGCCGTTGCTGAAATTTTAAATTCACACCGAAAACCGACCGCACTTTTACAACTCGGTTTGCCCGATTTCTTTATTCCACAAGGTACACAACAAGAAATTATGGCGGACTTAGGGCTAGACTCAGCTGGAATTGAAGAAAAAATTCAACAATTCTTAAAAAATGTTTAAAATTTATTGAACTATTTTGGGGTTCATTAGTCTGAGTAATTGCTAGTGCACTGCTATTGAAAAATATCAGCTGTCTTTTTTAGATTATCTTAATTTATAAGATTCACCGCTATCAAGTTGATAGCGGTTTTTTTATATTTATAAAGATGTAAAAAAGGACACCCTAAGGTGTCCTAATTCTATGCTTTAAATTAAAGCGCAGATTTTGCTTTTTCAACTAAAGCAGCAAAAGCGACTTTGTCGAATACAGCGATGTCAGCAAGAATCTTACGGTCAATTTCAACAGACGCTTTTTTCAAACCGTTGATGAATTTGCTGTAAGATAAACCGTTTTGACGTGCCGCAGCATTGATACGAGCAATCCATAATTGACGGAATTGACGTTTACGTTGACGACGGTCACGGTAAGCATATTGACCAGCTTTAATCACTGCTTGGAACGCAACGCGATAAACACGTGAACGCGCACCATAATAACCTTTAGCAGCCTTAAGAACTTTCTTATGGCGTGCTCTTGCAATAACACCACGTTTTACACGAGCCATTATTTAATCTCCTAATGTATATTAATAACTAAAATTTACTTGACGTACGTTTGCTTAACGGCTTATGCATATGGTAAGCAAGCTACAACTAAAACTTGGTCTGCTTTCGCAACCATTGATTTATGACGTAGATGACGTTTACGTTTAGTAGTTTTCTTAGTCAAAATATGACGTAAGTGAGATTGTTTACGTTTGAAACCGCCAGACGCTGTTTTCTTAAAACGTTTAGCAGCACCACGTACTGTTTTAATTTTAGGCATTGTTTTATAAACTCCGCATTGTTTTGTTAATACAACGATAATCAGGCGAAAAATACGTTTATTTCTAACCGCACTTTTACTTGTAAAGCACTGCTTATCTCTAAAATCGCTTGCGCGATATGGCTTTTCAAAAAGCCAAAAGCAAATCAGGCTGCTGAGTATGCCTGTAGATTGCTTTGTTTTTCTAGTGCGAAAAACGGACGA from the [Actinobacillus] rossii genome contains:
- the rplT gene encoding 50S ribosomal protein L20; this translates as MARVKRGVIARARHKKVLKAAKGYYGARSRVYRVAFQAVIKAGQYAYRDRRQRKRQFRQLWIARINAAARQNGLSYSKFINGLKKASVEIDRKILADIAVFDKVAFAALVEKAKSAL
- the rpmI gene encoding 50S ribosomal protein L35 codes for the protein MPKIKTVRGAAKRFKKTASGGFKRKQSHLRHILTKKTTKRKRHLRHKSMVAKADQVLVVACLPYA